In Terriglobales bacterium, a single window of DNA contains:
- a CDS encoding class I SAM-dependent methyltransferase yields the protein MTPEERLQQEFNRWAQEGEGEKMERHHFAITEPAIRLMELRPGERVLDLGCGSGWATRLLARLVGEGPEGFGQVVGLDISDEMVRRARAASRDLENILYVTGSAQQIPWEENFFDKVLSVESFYYYPDQERVLGELFRVMAPKGRLFILINLYQDNPYSLQWVDKLKVPVHVRSAAEYEAMLRALAFEEVESRRIPDPTPTPDDYQTKSFNSVDDLKAFKKTGALLLMARKPNLRVPGPAYQIY from the coding sequence ATGACTCCTGAAGAGCGATTGCAGCAGGAATTCAACCGCTGGGCCCAGGAAGGCGAAGGCGAGAAGATGGAGCGCCATCACTTCGCCATCACCGAGCCGGCCATCCGCCTGATGGAGCTGCGCCCGGGGGAGCGCGTGCTCGACCTGGGCTGCGGCTCGGGCTGGGCCACCCGCCTGCTGGCCCGCCTGGTGGGCGAGGGCCCGGAGGGCTTCGGCCAAGTGGTGGGGCTCGACATCTCCGACGAGATGGTGCGGCGGGCGCGCGCCGCCTCCCGCGACCTGGAGAACATCCTCTATGTGACCGGCTCGGCGCAGCAGATCCCCTGGGAGGAGAACTTCTTCGACAAGGTGCTCTCGGTCGAGTCCTTCTACTACTACCCCGACCAGGAGCGGGTGCTGGGGGAACTGTTCCGGGTGATGGCGCCCAAGGGGCGGCTGTTCATCCTCATCAACCTCTACCAGGACAACCCCTACTCGCTGCAGTGGGTGGACAAGCTGAAGGTGCCGGTACACGTGCGCTCGGCGGCGGAGTATGAGGCGATGCTGCGGGCGCTGGCCTTCGAGGAGGTGGAATCGCGGCGCATCCCCGACCCCACCCCCACGCCCGATGACTACCAGACGAAGTCGTTCAACAGCGTGGACGACCTGAAGGCCTTCAAGAAGACCGGAGCGCTGCTGCTGATGGCGCGCAAGCCCAACCTGCGCGTGCCCGGGCCGGCGTACCAGATCTACTAG
- a CDS encoding amino acid permease — MPTAANLTKPGEGQPTLLRGLSLMDSVLLLAGGIIGSAIFLAVKDAAAPLHHPLLLLAVWVLGGGVSLLACFAFAELGAMYPNSGGQYVYLREAYGEFWAFLFGWMVFTVNYTGTIAALCVGFASYSEAIVPFGAKLPVLHVGSWALTRAHLVALAAIAVLTWVNVVGLRRAAVLQNVATWMKFAAIAVFVVLGVAIGKGSWSHLLAWAPNAGAAPSLGSGWELAGDFGIALIAVLWAFDGWAYICCAAGEVKDPQRNLPRSLLLGVVLVGVVYLAMNVVYLYALPMGQVQQVETIGNTAAQALFFPSAGRWMSVLIAVSCFGAACACILAGARVVYAMGVDGVFFRSMGRVHPRYRTPAVALVGQGIWSGVLALSGRYDQLYTYVMFIGVLFYVLTVVALFVLRRKHPERERPYRCTGYPWLPGLYVVISLLWAGIVLVQRRYESLAGIVIVLLGVPGYLYWRRGKRVIGR; from the coding sequence TTGCCCACCGCCGCCAACCTGACGAAGCCCGGCGAAGGCCAGCCCACGCTGCTGCGCGGCCTCTCGCTGATGGACTCGGTGCTGCTGCTGGCCGGCGGCATCATCGGCTCCGCCATCTTCCTGGCGGTGAAGGACGCGGCTGCTCCCCTGCACCATCCTCTGCTGTTGCTGGCGGTGTGGGTGCTGGGCGGCGGGGTCTCGCTGCTGGCCTGCTTCGCCTTCGCCGAATTGGGCGCCATGTATCCCAACTCCGGCGGCCAGTACGTCTACCTGCGCGAAGCCTACGGCGAGTTCTGGGCCTTCCTCTTCGGATGGATGGTCTTCACGGTGAACTACACCGGCACCATCGCGGCGCTGTGCGTGGGCTTCGCCTCCTACTCGGAGGCCATCGTGCCCTTCGGCGCCAAGCTGCCGGTCCTGCACGTCGGCTCCTGGGCGCTGACCCGCGCCCACCTGGTGGCGCTGGCCGCCATCGCCGTGCTGACCTGGGTGAACGTGGTAGGGCTGCGGCGCGCCGCCGTGCTGCAGAACGTCGCCACCTGGATGAAGTTCGCCGCCATCGCCGTCTTCGTGGTGCTGGGCGTGGCCATCGGCAAAGGCTCGTGGTCGCATCTTCTGGCCTGGGCGCCCAACGCGGGCGCCGCGCCCTCCCTGGGCTCGGGCTGGGAGCTGGCGGGCGACTTCGGCATCGCCCTGATCGCCGTGCTCTGGGCCTTCGACGGCTGGGCCTACATCTGCTGCGCCGCCGGCGAGGTGAAAGACCCGCAGCGGAACCTGCCCCGCTCCCTGCTGCTGGGCGTGGTGCTGGTGGGCGTGGTTTACCTCGCCATGAACGTGGTGTACCTCTACGCGTTGCCCATGGGCCAGGTGCAGCAGGTGGAGACCATCGGCAACACCGCCGCCCAGGCGCTCTTCTTCCCTTCTGCCGGACGCTGGATGTCGGTGCTGATCGCGGTCTCCTGCTTCGGCGCCGCCTGCGCCTGCATCCTGGCGGGGGCGCGCGTGGTCTACGCCATGGGCGTGGACGGCGTCTTCTTCCGCAGCATGGGACGCGTGCACCCGCGCTACCGCACCCCCGCGGTGGCGCTGGTCGGCCAGGGCATCTGGTCGGGGGTGCTGGCCCTCTCCGGCCGCTACGACCAGCTCTACACCTACGTGATGTTCATCGGCGTGCTCTTCTACGTGCTCACGGTGGTGGCGCTGTTCGTGCTGCGCCGCAAGCACCCGGAGCGCGAGCGCCCCTACCGCTGCACCGGCTATCCCTGGCTGCCGGGGCTGTACGTCGTGATCAGTTTGCTATGGGCGGGGATCGTGCTGGTGCAGCGCCGCTACGAGTCCCTGGCGGGCATCGTGATCGTGCTGCTGGGCGTGCCGGGGTATCTCTACTGGCGGCGCGGGAAACGAGTCATTGGTCGTTAG